One part of the Glycine soja cultivar W05 chromosome 11, ASM419377v2, whole genome shotgun sequence genome encodes these proteins:
- the LOC114376479 gene encoding double-stranded RNA-binding protein 2-like produces MYKNQLQELAQRSCFNLPSYTCIREGPDHAPRFKATVNFNGEIFESPHYCSTLRQAEHSAAEVALNSLSNRAPSHSLAARILDETGVYKNLLQEIAQRVGAPLPQYFTFRSGLGHLPVFTGTVELAGIMFTGEPAKNKKQAEKNAAMAAWSSLKQLAKETARSSTEPENNDELEQITIARALLNYRLKEKISMSNSNAPVPFPKKFQIQNPRPTSPQPPPATTSKILPLICQKGAHRSRHLVAASPAPASSDNSVMPQLPATPDSRGIRRPKFPAAGAAPYVPIRQMRPCQGMAPPVTIRTAIPVFSPPPPPAAAAVSHQVLRAPHVRVAPPVTIRQAVPVFAAPPPPVRKDEPVPIPKDEPVAVPKDESPTISAPSLEDKLPTKTPETETKTENIPPEPETVQSLEQLKI; encoded by the exons ATGTATAAGAACCAGCTGCAGGAGCTGGCACAGCGGAGCTGCTTCAACCTGCCTTCGTACACGTGCATTCGGGAAGGTCCCGATCACGCGCCGCGCTTCAAGGCCACCGTGAACTTTAACGGCGAGATCTTCGAGAGTCCTCACTACTGTTCAACGCTCCGTCAGGCGGAGCACTCCGCCGCCGAGGTCGCTCTCAATTCCCTCTCCAATCGTGCTCCCTCTCACTCCCTCGCCGCCAGGATCCTC GATGAAACGGGAGTGTACAAGAACCTCTTGCAGGAAATTGCACAGAGGGTAGGGGCGCCGTTGCCCCAGTATTTTACATTCAGGTCAGGGTTAGGACATTTACCTGTTTTTACTGGCACAGTAGAGTTAGCTGGAATCATGTTTACTGGTGAACCTGCCAAGAATAAGAAACAAGCGGAGAAAAATGCAGCTATGGCAGCTTGGTCTTCTCTAAAGCAAT TGGCAAAAGAAACTGCAAGGTCTTCAACTGAACCCGAGAACAATGACGAACTAGAACAGATCACTATAGCACGGGCCTTGCTGAACTACAGACTGAAGGAAAAGATTTCAAtgtcaaattcaaatgctcCAGTTCCATTTCCAAAGAAGTTTCAGATTCAAAATCCCAGGCCAACCAGTCCTCAGCCTCCACCTGCCACCACATCAAAGATTCTTCCTTTAATTTGCCAAAAGGGAGCTCATCGAAGCAGGCATCTAGTAGCAGCATCTCCGGCACCAGCTTCCAGCGACAATTCTGTGATGCCACAACTTCCAGCTACACCAGATAGCCGAGGAATCCGTCGCCCTAAGTTCCCTGCAGCCGGAGCAGCACCTTATGTTCCCATTAGACAAATGAGGCCTTGTCAGGGGATGGCACCTCCAGTGACGATAAGGACTGCAATACCTGTATTCTCCCCACCACCACCGCCAGCAGCAGCTGCAGTGTCCCATCAAGTACTACGAGCTCCTCATGTACGAGTTGCTCCTCCAGTCACTATTCGGCAAGCTGTTCCGGTATTTGCTGCTCCACCTCCACCAGTCCGAAAAGATGAACCTGTTCCCATCCCAAAAGACGAACCTGTCGCCGTCCCTAAAGACGAATCACCAACCATTAGTGCCCCTAGCTTGGAAGACAAACTGCCAACTAAAACTCCCGAGACAGAGACCAAGACTGAGAACATTCCACCTGAACCTGAGACAGTGCAGAGCTTGGAGCAGCTGAAAATCTGA